aaaaaaaagaattttattgTAGGGTGATGTTTCTCATGTTTCCTTTGTCGAAAGCATTTGGTGTTTTCCTGTTTGCTTGTTCTTTGAATGTTCTGTCTTTTGTTATTCTATTAACACTAACTGATTGTTTGCCAATTTGTTCTCCGAATTTGACTCTATGATAGCTTGGCTTCTTACTACAAATTCATTAGCTATACAATTCGCGAAATCTTATTTTTGGTTGTTGATAGGTGCTTGCATTAagaaatttgtttttctttgttcAGGTGTTGGTTCAACGATAGGTGCAGGGGTCTACGTTCTTGTAGGAACCGTTGCTCGAGAGCACGCGGGACCCGCCCTGACCATCTCCTTTTTAATAGCTGGAATAGCTGCTGCACTCTCAGCCTTTTGTTATGCTGAGCTTGCGAGCCGTTGCCCCTCTGCAGGGAGTGCCTACCACTACTCATACATTTGTGTTGGAGAAGGGTAATTGATTGGCTTGATTTTTGCTGGTTTtaactctcttttcttctctagcAAGAAGAAAATTGTGTTATTTACTTAGaaggaaaaatagaaaatgataATTATTGAACCGTGTCTTAATTATTTTAGCGTTGCTTGGTTAATCGGTTGGGCTCTAATACTGGAATATACAATTGGCGGCTCAGCAGTTGCGCGTGGTATATCCCCAAATTTGGTATGTGGatttccattttctttttcttctttttatttctcaAGTGACTGCATTGTCAGTTGATAATACATCAATACTGTGGTTATTCTCTTTGTGAGTTTTAACTGAGCTTACGTGTTTCTGAAAGTCTAACAGTCCAAATGGTTTATGCAGTtagcatataattttatattttcgaaTGCACCTTTCCTTGAATATTCAGTCCACTTTTTCCCCAAACTCTGTGCCGTACAGTTGGAGTCTGAAGAAGTCACTTATTTTGTGTGTTTATTATTTCTCAAATCACCGGATTAAGCTATTGGCTTTCTATTCTCATAGTTTGGCTGGTCTCAAATAATAGGTGTACTGCATATTTATCAAGTCTTTTCTGAAAATCCCAGTAGTCAGATTACATTTCCTGTTATCTGTTCTTAGGGCATTTTGTCCTGGATAGATGATCTGTTGAAGTGCAGTTCAAGAAGAGTTGTTTAGGGATGTGCAAATAGATTTTCTGTTAAAAATTCATTAATACTTAACTTTTCACTAAAGCCAGAATAGAAGCAGCTTTTGCTATTTTCAGGTTGAGTCTCTTTTTGGTTTTTCACTTGAGCCAAAAGATCTAGATTCTAGATGCTTTGATTTATAGCAAGAAGTTGTTTTAGAAGCCGGGCAAAGAGACACGAAATATGGGGGGCGGCAGTTTTCACTATCCAAACAGCCTTTAAGCATGTACTCATGTTCTTGAGTATAGGCAAtacttttttttccattttttttgtttttttttttgcttttttaagtCACACTTTAGGATTTAGGCTGTTCTGCAATTTGATGGAATCTTTCTGTATGTTATCGATTGAATAGAAAAGTTGTTTATGTGATCCGTACCTTAGAAGTTGGTTAGCAGATTTGAAAAAGACTCAAGATCTTTTCAGTAGCTAATACTGTTTGTAATTTTGCCCTAACAGTCTATTAAATATCATTTCAGGCCTTGTTTTTCGGAGGACCTGATAGCCTTCCTCCTTTTCTAGCTCGTGCTTACATTCCATGGCTCGATATTGTTGTTGATCCACTGGCCGCTTTTCTTGTATTAATTGTCACTGCACTGCTTTGCGTCGGCATAAAAGAGGTTATTGTTTTGATCCAACTATTCATTTAGTAATTCTTGGTTAATGCTATTATAAACATCACTTGATATCCCTTTTTCTTTAATGCAGAGTTCATTTGTTCAAGCAATTGTCACAACATTAAATGCCTGTGTCATGCTATTTGTGATTATTGCTGGTGGATATATTGGCTTCAAGACTGGATGGGTCGGCTACACTGTTGCTGGAGGGTAATGAGAACTAGGAAACTCTactagtttttttctttttaattttttttgaatttttaaaaaaaatttaatgtagaAAGTTCTAGCAGTTATTTCATCCTACCTATTCAATTTCCAGGTACTTTCCTTATGGAGTAAATGGAATGCTTGCCGGGTCAGCAACTGTTTTCTTTGCATACATAGGCTTCGATTCAGTTGCTAGCACTGCTGAGGAGGTAATTAATTTGCTTCTAGAACCTCCTAATTGCACTAGAAATTACTTATGTCGTATGCATGATGAGCAACTCTCCTAAATTCATTAAGTGCTGCTTATAGTTTTTCTTAAGTTGCACGAATAATCTCTAAATCTTCACAATATTGCAATTTAACCCCTAAGCTTCCCTTTAAAGTATTTTATTCCTGAAGTTTTGTACATTTCATAATCGCACCGATGATCCTTGTACTTTTGCTGTCCAAAATGACCGTGTTGTTATTCTCATTTGCAGGTAAAAAATCCTCAGCGAGATTTACCATGGGGAATAGGGACCGCACTGTCTATATGTTGTTCCCTCTACATGATGGTGTCAATTGTTATTTGTGGCATAGTACCTTATTTCGCAATGGACCCAGACACTCCTATTTCGTCGGCTTTCTCAAGACACGGGATGCAGTGGGCAATGTTAGTTTCTCTTGTCATTATCTGTTGGTGCTTGTCCTAGTGCTCTGCAGTTCTTGTTTGACCTCTTATTTTGTCATTCAATTATAGGTACATAGTCACAACTGGTGCTGTGCTCGCTCTTTGCTCAACTTTGATGGGTTCTCTTCTCCCTCAGGTATAGTCAATCAAAAAATGCTCCTATAAAAATCTTGCAaagataactttttttttggttgagagTAGTATTTATAATTCAGGGACAGATATCTTCGAAATTGATTTGGGGGAAATTATGATTAGATAATTACTATGTTTATTGGACATAGCTCTGGTGCATCCGATTCTTACCTTGTTTTACCGTATCATCTCGTAGTTGCAGTGACTAATCTATTTCTGTCAATCAATCGTTTTGACCACTATCTACTCTAGTATGGCATGCCATCAAATTTATAGATAGGAAAAAATCGCCAGTTCAGTTGTAATTGGCCTCTGTCAAATCCACTATCATGTTTATTAGCTTCTGCAAAATCCTAGTAGTCTTCTACAAAGAGAGTCATTGTTAGCTCAAGGCTAACGAAAACCTCCTGCTGttttggtctctctctctctcagcctagAATACTGATGGCAATGGCTAGAGATGGACTGTTGCCACATTTCTTCTCCGATGTCAACAAACGAACTCAAGTCCCTGTCAAGAGCACAATCTTAACTGGTATCTGTGCTGCTGTCCTAGCTTTCTTCATGGATGTGTCACAATTGGCAGGAATGGTAAGACATTGCTTTAACCCAATCGCTCTatcatgtttatatatatattttcttctagGTTTAGTTCATAGTATGATCCCTAAAGTTTGACCTGTTTTTCTGCTACACCCTGAGTTCCACAATTTAGTCCTTCAAATTTGTTTAGTATAACAGTTATGTCCTTGTGATATTCTAATGATAAAAAGAAGCATCGTGTCAGGCTGTCAGCATCATCTGCTGTTAGGGCTAACCCCAAAAAAAACTGCCATGCCAGTAACTCTAACAACAATGTGGACGTGgtatcttttttccttttgataTTAGACTAACAGAAGGACTTGATTGTTACAAAGTATTAACTTAAAGgagaaaattgttaaaattgaaactttGAGGCTGTAATTGAAAATGAGGATCAAATTATTGTAAAACCTCTTCAACTCCAATAGTATCTTCAATTCCCGAGTACAACCATATATATTTCTGCCATATATATTTCTGTGAGTTGTATTATAACCAAGTTGGCATAACTATTTTGTGCAGGTTAGTGTTGGCACCCTTCTTGCATTCACCATTGTAGCCGTCTCGATCTTGATACTCAGATACGTCCCTCCAGAAGAGGTACCTATGCCATCATCTTTTAGAGAATCAATCGATACGGTGTCATTTCGTAATTCTCAAGAAAACAACAATGAGAAGGCCAAAGATATTACTGGTTTGGAGGACCATAAAAGTGGCACATCTCGTGCAAAGGATGTTGAAGTATCATCTGATTATCCTCTCATTGTAAAGGAAATAGACCAAGGTAATGGCAGCAAAGTATAAATAGCTTCATTCTAATATTTAGGGTGAACTACAAATGGGTGTTGACACATATACCCTTGCAAATGAGACAACCTGCATTAATATTCTTGCAAATTTGGTTATTATGTGCGTCCTGAAAACCTTCTTTAGCTGAGCACATGACCGCTGCTGAGGGATGAATGCAAATAAATACAGTTTTTATGGATGCATTCACATACAAACTTTACATAGGTATCTGTCTGATCTTGCACGTCTGCAGGGGTATATGCAAACAGAAACCATTTAAAAATGTAGTCCttgggtcttttttttttaataatctggTCCCTGCTGTTTGTTCGTGCGACATATGAGTCCTGTCAATCTACAATCTGAAAAATGCCACATCCGCATCATTGTTAGAGTTTGCTGCTGGAGCCAGCCTTTAGAAAGTGCCGCAGCAATAAACTCTCATATGATGCTGAAACTGTAAATTCTTTCCCCAGACCATAGACCAACAAAGACTTAATTGTTTAGCAGAACAAACCTCGgagattaatttgttaaaatcaaaactttgcGGACATGATTGAAATCAGGgtcaaaattaaaagattgaatttGTAACTGACCTACTGTTCAGTAAGCGGTGTCTTGAATCTTGCCAAGCTGCTAGCATACATGCATTCTCTATTCACATGCTTTGAGGTAATTTTCTTATGCGCTTTATGTTGCAGACAAGTTGAACAAACAAACACGGCGAAAAAGAGCTGCTTTGAGCATAGCATCTGTTTGTGTAGGAGTTGTAATCCTCACTTCTTCAGCTTCGGCCACCTTTTTGCCTGTGTATGTCCAgctttttttaacttcttataATAATTTGCtcaaaatgcttttttttttttttNNNNNNNNNNNNNNNNNNNNNNNNNgttacctagcaattaggtttacaaggcctcaaatgagatcaatctcatattttaccaaaaactctattttggtgccctagggttcccatcttgccatttgcaatttaaaaccctaactctagcttCAATCCACTAACAATGGTGttaggggtccatttgaccccatttccaaagctcaaaacccaaaaaccctaaatttcacaagttagggttagaagcttacctctaggttagctccaagagagaagagaggaagagggagaggtcaaaagcctccttttgttgatctccttcttcttctgcttcctttccttcttttccttctcttttcctcttcttcttctttttcttctttcccttctagagagagagagcaagaaagtgtgagagagagagggagtagaatgagagagtgagagggagagagggactaATAAGCCCTCTAATATAACAATATCCAGttggccccctcaacttttcatcctctgcacagccctcactgggcattctgcgcgcggagggaccggtctccccgacttgggaccggtccccgagagcttcagctcgggtcacgcgttcgggtaccggtctctcctagagagaccggtcctcgggagaccggttccttcctgagagaccggttcccgagagctgggatttcaggacttagccaatttttgacTTTTCACGCTGGgctcgcgttcggggaccggtccctccctgccagggaccggttgccttaaGCAACCCTGCAACACccgctgatgggaccggtccctccttgccagggaccggtccccgagagcagttttgctccagtgcaggtttcacactatttgctctcgtggacttgtttccaatgcacttttggtgattttgacatctttggcttttccaaagctcaccaacacaACCCTtggtcgatcctggatgaagtctaatcctcgtatttcgagaattcacttcctcacaagtactcaccggatcaggaagagataaacaaggtaatgagcagatatactgaatacagtagcaataaactgaaagaaagtaggaactatactgaataacggctaccgctactgtaactagaacagaaagcatacatgaatatctactatagtagcaagacgactgtaaagtaagaactgtaagtatgcatgcaacgactgctactatagacatatgcgtcaactggatgtatagaccaaatatacccaatctgaaatctgctgctctgttggtccgcacctgaacctcaagcctgtgccctggaggtccgcaccgcaaacctcCTGACAGTACCATTGCCactctaacatgcatataaccctTCTAGGGCTCATGGGTTGACACCTGCAACcattttttcggaaaagaacaccccttgc
This window of the Ananas comosus cultivar F153 unplaced genomic scaffold, ASM154086v1, whole genome shotgun sequence genome carries:
- the LOC109705682 gene encoding cationic amino acid transporter 2, vacuolar-like (The sequence of the model RefSeq protein was modified relative to this genomic sequence to represent the inferred CDS: added 446 bases not found in genome assembly) encodes the protein MRRKQVDSDRVRAEATSHHQLAKELSIPQLVAIGVGSTIGAGVYVLVGTVAREHAGPALTISFLIAGIAAALSAFCYAELASRCPSAGSAYHYSYICVGEGVAWLIGWALILEYTIGGSAVARGISPNLALFFGGPDSLPPFLARAYIPWLDIVVDPLAAFLVLIVTALLCVGIKESSFVQAIVTTLNACVMLFVIIAGGYIGFKTGWVGYTVAGGYFPYGVNGMLAGSATVFFAYIGFDSVASTAEEVKNPQRDLPWGIGTALSICCSLYMMVSIVICGIVPYFAMDPDTPISSAFSRHGMQWAMYIVTTGAVLALCSTLMGSLLPQPRILMAMARDGLLPHFFSDVNKRTQVPVKSTILTGICAAVLAFFMDVSQLAGMVSVGTLLAFTIVAVSILILRYVPPEEVPMPSSFRESIDTVSFRNSQENNNEKAKDITGLEDHKSGTSRAKDVEVSSDYPLIVKEIDQDKLNKQTRRKRAALSIASVCVGVVILTSSASATFLPVSVRYSACSVGGLLLLLGLSVLSWIDQDDGRHSFGHSGGFICPFVPLLPAMCILINAYLLINLGASTWFRVSIWLLTGVFVYIFYGRTHSSLTDVVYVPAAHADEIYKTSAQYVV